CCGTCCGCCTTGGGGCCGCCCTTGGAGTTGGGCGCGTACACGGGGTCGGAGACGTTCTGCACGCGCATGGCGCCGTCCTTGCTGTAGCTGTGCACCGGCGCCTTGGGCCGGTTCACCGGGATCTGCCTGTAGTTCACGCCCAGGCGCGCGCGGTGGGCGTCGGCGTAGGAGAAGAGGCGGGCCAGAAGCATCTTGTCCGGGCTCGGGCCGATGCCGGGCACCAGGTTGTTGGGCTCGAAGGCCGCCTGCTCGATCTCGGTGTGGAAGTCGGTCGGGTTGCGCGTGAGCGTGAGCCTGCCGACCTCGTGCAGGGGGTAGTCGGCGTGCGGCCAGACCTTGGTCAGGTCGAAGGGGTTGAAGCGGTAGGTCTCGGCCTCGGCAAAGGGCATGATCTGCATCTTCAGCGTCCAACTCGGATAGTCGCCGCGCTTGATGGCCTCGAAGAGGTCGCGGCGGTGGTAGTCCGAGTCCTCGCCAGCGATGCGGTCGGCGTCGGCCTGGGTCAGGAACTCGATGCCCTGGTCGGTCTTGAAGTGGTACTTGACCCAGAAGCGCTCGCCCTTGGCGTTGACCCACATGTAGGTGTGGCTGGAGTAGCCGTTCATGTGCCGCCAGGTCTTGGGGATGCCGCGGTCGCCCATGAGCCAGGTGACCTGGTGCGCCGACTCGGGCGAGAGGGTCCAGAAGTCCCACTGCATGTCGTGGTCGCGCAGCCCGCTGTCCGCGCGGCGCTTCTGCGAGCGGATGAAGTGCTGGAACTTCATGGGGTCGCGCATGAAGAAGACGGGCGTGTTGTTGCCCACCATGTCGTAGTTGCCCTCGGTGGTGTAGAACTTGAGGGCGAAGCCGCGCGGGTCGCGCCAGGTGTCCGGGCTGCCGCGCTCGCCCGCCACGGTGGAGAAGCGGATCAGGGTGTCGGTCTTGGTGCCCGGCTGGAACACGGCGGCCTTGGTGTAGGCGCTCACGTCCCTGGTGACCTCGAAGTGGCCGAAGGCGCCCGAGCCCTTGGCGTGCGGCTGGCGCTCGGGGATGCGCTCGCGGTTGAAGTTGGCCATCTGCTCGATGAGGTAGTGGTCCTGGAGCAGAATGGGACCGTCCGGCCCCACGGTGAGCGAGAACTCGTCGCTCGCCACCGGAATACCGGCGTCGGTCGTCGTCGGCTTGCGCTTGTCGTCTGCCATGATCCTCTCCTCCCGATACGGTTTGTCTCTCGGCAATATCCCGAGATGACAGGATTTTTTGATACTTATGGAGAATCATACTCCATTTCGAGGAGCAGGGTCAAACGACGAGCCGGTCATGCGGGAAGTTTTTCGGCCCGGGGACGGGCGGATCGCGGAAAAGGGCTGCGCGGCGGGTTTTTCGGACCGAAAAAAAAGGCCTGGAGTCCCGGGCCGGCCCCGCGGCGGAGCATCGGACCAGGGTTTCGCACGATCAGGCATTCACACGACGGCCCGCCGGGCATAGAGTGGCCGGAAATCGGCAATCTCCACGGGCCTGGGCCCGCCACGCCGCGATACGGAAGGAGGACGCGCAATGACGCTCGAACGACGCAGACTTGGAACGCAGGGGCTCGCGGTCTCGGCCGTGGGGCTCGGCTGCATGGGCATGAGCCAGTCCTACGGACCGGCGGACGAGGACGAGTGCATCGCCACGCTGCACCGGGCCATCGAGCTCGGCTGCGACTTTTTCGACACGGCCGAGGTCTACGGGCCGTTCGCCAACGAGGAGCTGCTCGGCAAGGCCTTCCACGACCGGCGCGACAAGGTGACCATCGCCACCAAGATCGGCTTCCGCATCGAGGGCGGCAAGCGCGTCGCCGGGCTCGACAGCCGTCCCGAGCACATCCGCGAGGCCGTCGAGGGATCGCTCAAGCGGCTTCGCACCGACCGCATCGACCTGCTCTACCAGCACCGCGTGGACCCGGCCGTGCCCATGGAGGAGGTGGCCGGGACCGTGGGCGAGCTGGTGCGCCAGGGCAAGGTGCGCTACTTCGGCCTGTCCGAGGCGGGCGTGGCCAACATCCGCCGGGCGCACGCCGTGCATCCGGTCTCCGTGGTGCAGAGCGAGTATTCGCTGTGGGAGCGCAACATGGAACAGGAGGTGCTCCCGGCCATGCGCGGGCTCGGCATCGGCCTCGTGCCCTTCGCCCCGCTCGGCCGCGGCTTCCTGACCGGCACGGCCAAACGCGCCGAGGACTACCCGGAGGACGACTTCCGCCGCACGGACCCGCGCTACGTGGGCGGGAACTTCGACGCCAACATGGCCGCCGCCGGGAAGGTGCGGGAGATAGCCGCGGCCGCGGGCGTGAAGCCCGGGCAGATCGCCCTCGCCTGGATCCTGCACAAGGGCGAGGACATCGTGCCCATCCCCGGAACCAAGCACCGCGCCTACCTCGAGGAGAACGTGGCCGCGGCCTCCATCCGCCTCGACGCGGCGCAGCTCGCGGCGCTGGACGCGGCCCTGCCCCCCGGCACCGTCCAGGGCGAGCGCTACACCCCCCAGATGATGGCCACGGTGGACCGCTAGGCCCTCCTTTCCCAAAAGAGCCGCATGCAGAAGGCCGCCCGGGCGTCTCGCCCGGGCGGCCTTCTCGTCGTCGCCGACGCCCTGGGCCTAGCGCAACTCCAAGAGGCGCAGGACGTCGTCCGTGGACGCGGTCTCGCCCAGGCGGGGGAAGATGCGCGCGACGCTGTTCGCGTGCGCCTCGGGGTCGCGGTCGGTCATGGCGTCCGTGACCAGGGCCACGTTGTAGCCCAGGTCGTAGGCGCTGCGCGCCGTGGACTCCACGCCCACGCTGGTGGAGATGCCGCAGAGCACGACCTGGGTCGCGCCGAGCCCGCGCAGCATCTCGTCCAGCGAGGAGCCGAGGAAGGCGCCCCAGCACTGCTTGGTGACGCGCAGGTCGCCCGGCTGTACTGCAAGCTCCGGCACGAGCTCGAACCACTTGGGGTCGGAGGGCAGCTGCCCGGCCGGGGCCTCGGTGCGGCCCGGCGCGCGGGCCGTGACGTTGACCAGGACCACGGGCAGGCCGCGCGCCCGGAAGGCCTCGGCGAGCCGCGCCGCGCGGGCTACGATCTCCTCTGCCGGATCGGCCGTGGGCATGGCCGTGATGCCGTTTTGCAGGTCCACGACGATGAGGGCCGCGACGCGGTCCAGCTTGGTGATGGGCATGGTTTCTCCTTTGCTGTCGTCCTTCCCGGACAGCGCGGGCGCTGCGGCCGGGAACCCCGGCCGGGCGGACGACGCCCCCCGGTTTCTCGAATCCGCTGTTGGAAATTCCCACCCTAATACAGTACTGGATGTTCAACCATCCCCCGCGCCTTTGCGGGGCCGGGCCCGCGCGCAAGGAGGGAGAGCATGGGCGGCTTCAGGATCGAGACGGACGGCATGGGCGAGGTCGAGGTCCCGGCGGACAGGCTGTGGGGCGCGCAGACGCAGCGCTCCCTCGAGTATTTCAGCATCGGGCGCGACCTCATGCCGCGCGAGATGATCGCTGCCTACGCGGTCCTGAAGCGGGCCTGCGCCACGGCCAACCACGCGGGCGGGCGGCTGGACGGCGAGAGGTCCGGCCTGATCGTCCGGGTCTGCGACGAGCTGCTCGCGGGCGAGCACGCCGACATGTTCCCCCTGCACGTCTGGATGACGGGCAGCGGGACCCAGTTCAACATGAACGTCAACGAGGTCGTCTCCAACCGCTGCTGCCAGATCGCGGGCACGCCGCTCGGCAGCAAGGCCCCGGTGCACCCGAACGACCACGTGAACATGTCGCAGTCCACCAACGACAACTTTCCCTCGGCCATGAACATCGCCGCGGCGACGGGCGTGACCGGCCGCCTCCTGCCCGCCGTGGCCGCGCTGCGCGACGCGGTGGCCGAAAAGGCCGCAGAGTGGGACGCGATCGTCAAGATCGGCCGCACCCACATGCAGGACGCCACCCCCCTGACGCTGGGCCAGGAATGGTCCGGCTATGCGGCCATGCTCACGGACGGCCTCGCGCGCATCGAGGACGCCCTGGAAGGGGTCTACCTCCTGGCGCTCGGCGGCACGGCCGTGGGCACCGGGATCAACGCCGCGCCCGGCTTCGGCGAGGCCGCCGCGGCGGAGATCGCGGCCCTCACCGGGCTGCCCTTCTCGAGCGCCCCGAACAAGTTCGCCGTCCAGGGCGCGCACGACGCGCTGGTGCACCTCTCCGGCGCGCTGCGCACCCTGGCCGTCTCCCTGTACAAGATCGCCAACGACATCCGGCTGCTCTCCTGCGGCCCGCGGGCGGGCTTCGCCGAGCTGTCCATCCCCGGGAACGAGCCAGGCTCCTCGATCATGCCCGGCAAGGTCAACCCGACCCAGGTGGAGGCCCTGACCATGCTCGCGGTCCAGGTCATGGCCAACGACGTGGCCGTGGGCTTCGGCGGCGCGTCCGGCTACCTGGAGATGAACGTCTACAAGCCCCTGATCATCGCCAACGTCATGCAGTCGATCACCCTGCTCGGCGACGGCTGCGTGAACTTCCGCCGCTTCCTGGTCGAGG
This genomic stretch from Desulfovibrio sp. X2 harbors:
- a CDS encoding catalase yields the protein MADDKRKPTTTDAGIPVASDEFSLTVGPDGPILLQDHYLIEQMANFNRERIPERQPHAKGSGAFGHFEVTRDVSAYTKAAVFQPGTKTDTLIRFSTVAGERGSPDTWRDPRGFALKFYTTEGNYDMVGNNTPVFFMRDPMKFQHFIRSQKRRADSGLRDHDMQWDFWTLSPESAHQVTWLMGDRGIPKTWRHMNGYSSHTYMWVNAKGERFWVKYHFKTDQGIEFLTQADADRIAGEDSDYHRRDLFEAIKRGDYPSWTLKMQIMPFAEAETYRFNPFDLTKVWPHADYPLHEVGRLTLTRNPTDFHTEIEQAAFEPNNLVPGIGPSPDKMLLARLFSYADAHRARLGVNYRQIPVNRPKAPVHSYSKDGAMRVQNVSDPVYAPNSKGGPKADGERYPQVEVWGASGEFVRAAYTKRKDDDDFGQAGTMVRKVLDDAARDRLVSNIVGHLKKGVTEPVLQRAFEYWRNVDKTLGDRIAEGVKKG
- a CDS encoding aldo/keto reductase — encoded protein: MTLERRRLGTQGLAVSAVGLGCMGMSQSYGPADEDECIATLHRAIELGCDFFDTAEVYGPFANEELLGKAFHDRRDKVTIATKIGFRIEGGKRVAGLDSRPEHIREAVEGSLKRLRTDRIDLLYQHRVDPAVPMEEVAGTVGELVRQGKVRYFGLSEAGVANIRRAHAVHPVSVVQSEYSLWERNMEQEVLPAMRGLGIGLVPFAPLGRGFLTGTAKRAEDYPEDDFRRTDPRYVGGNFDANMAAAGKVREIAAAAGVKPGQIALAWILHKGEDIVPIPGTKHRAYLEENVAAASIRLDAAQLAALDAALPPGTVQGERYTPQMMATVDR
- a CDS encoding cysteine hydrolase family protein, producing MPITKLDRVAALIVVDLQNGITAMPTADPAEEIVARAARLAEAFRARGLPVVLVNVTARAPGRTEAPAGQLPSDPKWFELVPELAVQPGDLRVTKQCWGAFLGSSLDEMLRGLGATQVVLCGISTSVGVESTARSAYDLGYNVALVTDAMTDRDPEAHANSVARIFPRLGETASTDDVLRLLELR
- the fumC gene encoding class II fumarate hydratase, which produces MGGFRIETDGMGEVEVPADRLWGAQTQRSLEYFSIGRDLMPREMIAAYAVLKRACATANHAGGRLDGERSGLIVRVCDELLAGEHADMFPLHVWMTGSGTQFNMNVNEVVSNRCCQIAGTPLGSKAPVHPNDHVNMSQSTNDNFPSAMNIAAATGVTGRLLPAVAALRDAVAEKAAEWDAIVKIGRTHMQDATPLTLGQEWSGYAAMLTDGLARIEDALEGVYLLALGGTAVGTGINAAPGFGEAAAAEIAALTGLPFSSAPNKFAVQGAHDALVHLSGALRTLAVSLYKIANDIRLLSCGPRAGFAELSIPGNEPGSSIMPGKVNPTQVEALTMLAVQVMANDVAVGFGGASGYLEMNVYKPLIIANVMQSITLLGDGCVNFRRFLVEGTRPNLAKIREYVDRSLMLVTALAPVIGYDKASRIAHHAMERDLTLKEAALDLGFVSEAEFDHVVDPARMVRPYVAGKD